The Gloeomargarita lithophora Alchichica-D10 genomic sequence GGTATCCACACTTTTACCGCCCGCAATGGCACACAAAGAAGCCCCATTGCCCAGGTGACAGCTAATCAGTTTTAAGCTATCTAAGGGTTGTTGCAATAACTGAGCCGCTCGTTGGGCGCAGTACTCGTGGTTGATGCCGTGAAAACCATAGCGACGAATGCCTTTTTCATACCATGGGTAGGGGATGGGATAGACTTGGGCGGCTAAGGGCATATCATGGTGAAAGGCGGTATCAAAAACCGCAATTTGACGGCAATGGGGGAGCAATTCTGATAATACCTTAATCCCCTCCAAATGGGCGGGATGGTGGGCTGGGGCGAGGGGGATTAAATCCCTAATATCCTCTTGGACTTGGGGCGTAATCACCGTTGGTAAATGATACTTCATACCTCCATGAACAATGCGATGACCGGCGATGGTTACCTGGTTAAAATTTTCTATAACCTGAAATTCCCCAGATACTAAAGTATGCAAAACATAACGCATGACTTCCGGACGAGAAATAAGGGGTATTTCCTGGGTTTGAATTTGATTTTTAGCTTTGATTTTAACTACCGCTATCCCCGCGGTTTTTCCCCAATCAATATGGGCTTGCCACAGGGGAGCCGGGGGATGCTCCGGTAGGGATAGTAACGGTAATTGATAAAGACAACTTTTTTGGCTACTGGAACCGGCATTTAAGACCAGGATATAAACACTTTTCATGGTGATAAATTATCCCCAATTGCTTTAGCCAGTAGTTCACGCCCCCAGTGTACCAAAGCTGTCCATTGGTTTGCCTTCACCCCGACTCCCACCGTACAATCCAAAGGGTTTGTTCTTGTCCCAGGTTTTGCCCATGCGACGGTTCCTCAGCCTCATCACCTGTTGTAGTGCTTTAGCAGTGCCTCCCCTGGCTCTGGCGCAGGAGGGGGGGATTCCTTTGGAGTCCCAAGACCCGACTAATTTTGTCCTGCCCGCCCGTCCCATTCCCCGCTCTGTGAATACGTTTCAACTGCGCCGGATGAAACAGCAGTTGGGGGAGTTGGTGGAGCGGGTGCGGGCGATTGTGATCTTGGCGCAGATACAAAAACAGGACAGTCAGGTGTTGGGCGCAGTCAAAGCTCTGCAATTTGCGGAAACAGTTTTGGGGCAGTT encodes the following:
- a CDS encoding acetate/propionate family kinase; this encodes MKSVYILVLNAGSSSQKSCLYQLPLLSLPEHPPAPLWQAHIDWGKTAGIAVVKIKAKNQIQTQEIPLISRPEVMRYVLHTLVSGEFQVIENFNQVTIAGHRIVHGGMKYHLPTVITPQVQEDIRDLIPLAPAHHPAHLEGIKVLSELLPHCRQIAVFDTAFHHDMPLAAQVYPIPYPWYEKGIRRYGFHGINHEYCAQRAAQLLQQPLDSLKLISCHLGNGASLCAIAGGKSVDTTMGFTPLEGVMMGSRSGSIDPGILLHWLRNEGLNGDQINHLLNQESGLKGVSQLSGDMRQILSAREQGHPGAKLAFDVYIHRLAQSVGAMLASLGGCDALIFTGGVGENATPVRAELCKNLRFLGIDCDLEKNQIRGGDHDIATPNSPVRILVITAEEDWAIAQTCWRFQEP